The DNA region TGGTCAGCGCCATCGTCTTTCTCTATGACTCACTCACAGGGGTGCCCATCTTGGTGAGATTGGGACTCCCCCCACCTGCTCTCTCCAATACCCAGACCCCAGCATGATCACCTGACCTCTAACTCCAtcatccttcttcctctcctctaccCAGCCCCACTTGTGAACCCCCATCTCTATCATCCATCTCCTAGTTCCCACTAGCCCAGCTCCGTAGCCTGTTCGCCAGTGACCAGTACTCAACTCCATCCATCCTTCCGTCCCACTCCCTGTCCTCTGGCTCCATCATCTATCCTGCAGCTCCACTATTCAGCCCCCAAGACCCATCACCCAGCTGCTAAGCTCCACACTCCACTCCCGAGCTCCCTCTGGATACAACAGGGTCTTGAGCACCCCTGGGTGGCAACCCCAGAGAGctcaccacccccctcccccgcccccagctttCTGCATCCCCATCTAGTCCCTCTTTCTGAATTTCAGtctgtcttcaagtttactgTACGGCGTCTGCTCctctccctctgcacccctgggcTTTCTCTCCAGTACTCTGTCCTGATCTTCCTCTGAGGCAATCCCTTCCCCTCTGTTCAGCCTTCTTCACCGCCAGCTTTGCCTCTGTCCCGATCCTACGAGATCCGGACCATCCGCTCCTGACTTCTTGCCCCGCCCTCGGCTGCACTAGGATGTCGGATCTGGGGTCGAGTGGGCCCCCTCGGCTCTGGGCCCTGACCCGGGGCCACTCTCCATCCTCCTGCCAGGTGGTGAGCTTCTTCTCCCTGAAGTCGGACTCGGCTCCCCCCTGGATGGTGCTGGCCGTGCTGTGGTGCTCCATGGCACAGACGCTGCTGCTGCCTTCCTTCATCTGGTCCTGCGAGCGCTACCGCGCCGACGTGCGCACGGTGTGGGAGCAGTGCGTGGCTATCATGTCCGAGGAGGATGGCGACGACGGtcagaggaggggctgggcttTCGCTTTCCTAGGCGTCGGCTCCCTTTCCTGCCCTTTTCTACCAGCCCTTTTTCTTGTGGGGACGGGCTGCCCTGGAGTGCCCCCTGCTGGACAGAACCTGCAGCGCCCCTGGGTTGACTCGTGGCTCCCCTCTCCCCAATCATCACCCCGATGCACACCCACTGCTTCCTCCTCTCGGTGTCTGTTCCCCCTCGAAGGCCACACTAGCCAGCTCTGCCTCCGCCGAGCCTAAGAAACAGTCCAGAGAACTAACACAACCATAAAGGAAGGCTGTGGAACCAAGGGAAAGCTAAGCTTCCTGAGAGAGACTCCCCAGCTACAGGGACAGCTCCTGGCGTGGGATTGGGGGGCCAGGGGTAACTGTTTCAGATAAGTGTGTCTATATGTATGAATCACTAGGGATTCCGCACCGAATGGAACAGACGTTGGCCGCTCTTGTTTTCCTCTTGGAGCTTACAGACTAATGGAAACAGGATTCTCTGGGGAGCTTATAAGGGGGTGGGAGCTTTTaaagggggtggggaagtgggTGTTCCCTGCCTGTAACCACTCTGCCCCTTTTTTCTCCTAGATGGGGGCTGCGATGATTATGCAGATGGCCGAGTGTGCAAAGTTCGCTTTGATGCCAATGGGGCCACAGGACCAGGGGGTAGGGACCCTACCCAAGTGAAGCTGCTGCCTGGAAGGCACACGCTCTTTCCCCCTCTTGAGAGGGTCCACTACTTACAGGTATGGGACTAGGCAGTACACCTCCTATTCTGGGTATCCCCTCACTACTTTTCTCCAGTCTCTGTTATCCATCCCGACCCCCGATTCCCTAGCCCCAGCCTGCAGGGCACATGAGGAGTAGGTGAAAGGAAGGCATGGCAAGGGAGGCTCCCCTTCAGACCGCTCAGAACCAGGTTTGCCCATCAGAGGATGTTTTGCAGAAGTGTAAGGGGTGGAACCATCTTGCAGAGTCCCCACTTTGGTTCCTGCCTCTACCCCCTTTGTCCCGGCAGCACCCCTGGGTCTACTTGCTCCTCTCCCCAGGTCCCTCTGTCCCGCCGTCTGTCCCACGATGAGATCAACATCTTCTCTACTCCTCGGGCACCTGGCTCTTTCCTGCACAAGTGGTCATCCTCTGATGACATCCGGGTCCTCCCAGCCCAGAGCCGGGCCCTAGGGGGCCCTCCTGAGTACCTGGGACCGAGACaaaggctggaggaggaggaggaggaggctgaaGGCGGGGGGCTGGCCAGCCTTCGCCAATTCCTGGAGGGCGGGGTTCTGGGGTCAGGTGGGGGACCCCCACGGGGTCCAGGCTTCTTCCGAGAGGAGATCACCACCTTCATTGACGAGACACCTCTGCCTTCTCCGACGGCCTCGCCGGGGCCCTCTCCTCGCCGGCCCAGGCCGCTGGGAGTCTCACCCCGCCGACTCTCCCTTGGGTCCCCTGATAGCAGAGTCGTTGGACTTCCTTTGGGGCTAAGTGCAGGGCGACGCTGCTCCCTGACAGGAGGTGAGGGGAGTGCAAGAGCTTGGGGAGGATCTTGGGACCCAGGTAACCCCATCTTCTCCCAGCTGACCCTGTGAGCCCAGGTGGGCCTGCTGgactcgggggtgggggggcctggGTGCGTAATGCCTCGTTCTGTCCCTGACCCTGAGGCAGCTGCCTCCAGACTCTGGGGAGATGGAACCCCTGCTGTCTCCCATCCAAGTGACCAGATGCCTGACTCACCTTCCATCATCCCTAGCAAAATGTATTAAAGTCTGAAGTGTCACCATGGAAACCTGTGTGTCCAATGTGCTGTGGTGGCAAAGGGGATGGTCAGAGGCTCGGGGGCTGGAATGGCTCATAGAAGACAAACTGAAGCAGGCACACTGGACAGAGGCACAGAAATATAcacggagaaagacaaacatgCAGA from Pseudorca crassidens isolate mPseCra1 chromosome 11, mPseCra1.hap1, whole genome shotgun sequence includes:
- the GPR162 gene encoding probable G-protein coupled receptor 162 isoform X1, giving the protein MARGGAGAEEASLRSNALSWLACGLLALLANAWIILSISAKQQKHKPLELLLCFLAGTHILMAAVPLTTFAVVQLRRQASSDYDWNESICKVFVSTYYTLALATCFTVASLSYHRMWMVRWPVNYRLSNAKKQALHAVVGIWMVSFILSTLPSIGWHNNGERYYARGCQFIVSKIGLGFGVCFSLLLLGGIVMGLVCVAITFYQTLWARPRRAQQARRAGAGGGGKGGGPGGLGTRPAFEVPAIVVEDARGKRRSSLDGSESAKTSLQVTNLVSAIVFLYDSLTGVPILVVSFFSLKSDSAPPWMVLAVLWCSMAQTLLLPSFIWSCERYRADVRTVWEQCVAIMSEEDGDDDGGCDDYADGRVCKVRFDANGATGPGGRDPTQVKLLPGRHTLFPPLERVHYLQVPLSRRLSHDEINIFSTPRAPGSFLHKWSSSDDIRVLPAQSRALGGPPEYLGPRQRLEEEEEEAEGGGLASLRQFLEGGVLGSGGGPPRGPGFFREEITTFIDETPLPSPTASPGPSPRRPRPLGVSPRRLSLGSPDSRVVGLPLGLSAGRRCSLTGGEGSARAWGGSWDPGNPIFSQLTL
- the GPR162 gene encoding probable G-protein coupled receptor 162 isoform X2, with protein sequence MAAVPLTTFAVVQLRRQASSDYDWNESICKVFVSTYYTLALATCFTVASLSYHRMWMVRWPVNYRLSNAKKQALHAVVGIWMVSFILSTLPSIGWHNNGERYYARGCQFIVSKIGLGFGVCFSLLLLGGIVMGLVCVAITFYQTLWARPRRAQQARRAGAGGGGKGGGPGGLGTRPAFEVPAIVVEDARGKRRSSLDGSESAKTSLQVTNLVSAIVFLYDSLTGVPILVVSFFSLKSDSAPPWMVLAVLWCSMAQTLLLPSFIWSCERYRADVRTVWEQCVAIMSEEDGDDDGGCDDYADGRVCKVRFDANGATGPGGRDPTQVKLLPGRHTLFPPLERVHYLQVPLSRRLSHDEINIFSTPRAPGSFLHKWSSSDDIRVLPAQSRALGGPPEYLGPRQRLEEEEEEAEGGGLASLRQFLEGGVLGSGGGPPRGPGFFREEITTFIDETPLPSPTASPGPSPRRPRPLGVSPRRLSLGSPDSRVVGLPLGLSAGRRCSLTGGEGSARAWGGSWDPGNPIFSQLTL